In Bradyrhizobium sp. WD16, the genomic stretch GAAGCGCTGCTCGGTGATGACGGCCTCTATCACGAGCCGTGGTTTCTGCAGAGCTTCCTCGATCTGAGAGAGGACCTCGAGACGGCGCGCGCCACCGGCAAGCGGCTCGCAGTGATGTGGGAGCTGCGGGGGTGCCCCTATTGCCGCGAGACCCATCTGGTGAACTTCGCGGACGACCAGGTCACCAGCTACATCCGCGCAAATTTCGAGGTTCTGCAGCTCAATCTGGTGGGCTCGCGCGAGGTCACCGATTTCGACGGCCAGATCGCCTCGGAGAAGGACCTGGCGCAGAAATACGGCATTCGCTTCACGCCCACCTTCCAGTTCTTTGCTGATTCGACCGACGGCATCGCGGCGAAGGCGCCGGCGGCGCGCGAAGTAGCGCGCGCGCCCGGTTATCTCAAACCGCAGCATTTCCTGGCGATGTTTCGCTTCGTCCGCGACAAGGCCTACGAGACCGGCTCGTTTCGCGACTTTCTCGCCAAGACGACCGGGTGATGGAAAATCGGCTTGACCGCCGACTAGATATCATAATAATTGAATATGATGGATTGTTATCCATCGCAACGAGAGCGGGCAGTGACCCGCCAGGACGAGGGTGGAGACATGCGGCTCATGCTGGCGGCGGCGTTCTGCGTCGCGCTGTCCGGGCTCGGCGCCAAGGCGCAGGAGCCGATCAAGCTCGCGATCGTCAATGATTCCATTCCGCAGTCGCTGACCGGTCA encodes the following:
- a CDS encoding thioredoxin family protein; amino-acid sequence: MNIIPGRAGKQRVADPHAADHNGKTRHLGGILIRLSSTSRRSLLAAFAASALPWRVDLARGEALLGDDGLYHEPWFLQSFLDLREDLETARATGKRLAVMWELRGCPYCRETHLVNFADDQVTSYIRANFEVLQLNLVGSREVTDFDGQIASEKDLAQKYGIRFTPTFQFFADSTDGIAAKAPAAREVARAPGYLKPQHFLAMFRFVRDKAYETGSFRDFLAKTTG